A section of the Malania oleifera isolate guangnan ecotype guangnan chromosome 2, ASM2987363v1, whole genome shotgun sequence genome encodes:
- the LOC131147879 gene encoding proteasome subunit alpha type-4-like codes for MSRRYDSRTTIFSPEGRLYQVEYAMEAIGNAGTAIGILSKDGVVLVGEKKVTSKLLQASTSAEKMYKIDDHVACAVAGIMSDANILINTARVQAQRYTFAYQEPMPVEQLVQSLCDTKQGYTQFGGLRPFGVSFLFAGWDKNFGFQLYMSDPSGNYGGWKAAAIGANNQAAQSMLKQDYGDGITREDAVQLALKVLSKTMDSTSLTADRLELAEVFLSPSGNVKYQVCSTESLSAKLVKFGVTQPATEDS; via the coding sequence ATGTCTAGGAGATATGATAGCCGCACGACAATCTTCTCCCCAGAAGGTCGTCTGTATCAAGTTGAGTATGCTATGGAAGCCATTGGAAATGCTGGCACAGCAATTGGGATATTATCAAAAGATGGGGTTGTGTTGGTTGGGGAAAAGAAAGTTACTTCCAAACTTCTCCAAGCCTCGACTTCCGCAGAGAAAATGTACAAGATTGATGATCATGTTGCCTGTGCTGTGGCAGGAATAATGTCAGACGCAAACATTCTGATCAACACAGCTAGGGTCCAAGCCCAACGCTACACTTTTGCATACCAGGAGCCAATGCCTGTTGAGCAGCTAGTTCAATCTCTCTGTGATACCAAGCAAGGCTACACTCAATTTGGTGGGCTCCGCCCATTTGGTGTTTCATTTCTGTTTGCAGGTTGGGATAAAAATTTTGGCTTCCAGCTATACATGAGTGATCCTAGTGGAAACTATGGTGGATGGAAAGCTGCAGCAATTGGTGCAAACAATCAGGCAGCGCAGTCAATGCTTAAGCAGGATTATGGGGATGGTATAACAAGGGAAGATGCGGTTCAGCTTGCATTAAAAGTGCTCAGCAAAACTATGGACAGCACAAGTCTTACTGCAGATAGACTCGAATTGGCTGAGGTTTTCCTTTCACCTTCTGGGAATGTGAAGTATCAGGTTTGCTCGACCGAGTCTTTGAGTGCAAAGTTGGTGAAGTTTGGAGTGACCCAACCAGCTACAGAGGATTCCTAA